The Temnothorax longispinosus isolate EJ_2023e chromosome 7, Tlon_JGU_v1, whole genome shotgun sequence genome contains a region encoding:
- the Syx17 gene encoding syntaxin-17 isoform X2, with the protein MSALSESVTIKQPIRRLEIQINNFNVAIPHHVNLLKRHKNNIKKYQNQQDWEQVRREHVNVSRIVKQLKELLYQMDTLRAQVLDVDIGKFDKLTTNARSSIMSAIEEYLEMELNFSTSPPTTSPSPVSESEELPHPLHDSGIQLQAEQEDLQRQQTCMQVWNRLQGEIQQLHELFVEFNKVVHDQKEMVDNMEDNIEETQINVNEGAKYLQKASRYKVAAYPLAGAMLGTCIGGPIGLLAGLKIGGLAAVGCGILGFTGGSLLKKKQVESRKQEPCLDKSTIDLKSVKKSASCPDDLKQDKKHL; encoded by the exons ATGTCAGCGTTATCGGAGAGTGTTACGATCAAGCAGCCTATTAGACGTCTGGAGATCCAgatcaataattttaacgttGCCATTCCGCATCATGTGAATTTGTTAAAGCGACACAAGAACAATATCAAAAAG TATCAGAATCAACAGGATTGGGAACAGGTACGAAGGGAGCATGTGAATGTCTCTCGGATCGTCAAGCAACTGAAGGAGTTGTTGTACCAGATGGACACTCTTAGAGCACAGGTCCTCGATGTTGACATCGGTAAATTTGACAAATTGACAACGAATGCACGATCGAGTATCATGAGCGCGATCGAGGAGTATTTAG AGATGGAATTGAATTTTTCGACATCACCACCTACGACATCACCTTCGCCTGTAAGTGAGTCAGAAGAGCTTCCGCATCCGCTTCATGACAGTGGTATCCAATTGCAAGCAGAGCAGGAAGATTTGCAACGCCAGCAGACATGTATGCAAGTCTGGAATCGACTGCAAGGGGAAATACAACAGTTGCACGAGCTCTTCgttgaatttaataaagttgtacat GATCAGAAAGAAATGGTGGATAATATGGAAGACAACATTGAGGAGACTCAAATAAACGTGAACGAAGGTGCAAAATACCTGCAGAAGGCTTCCAGATATAAAGTCGCTGCGTATCCCCTAGCAGGCGCTATGCTGGGCACATGTATTGGAGGACCAATAGGTTTGTTAGCTGGATTGAAAATTGGTGGTCTTGCTGCTGTGGGTTGTGGTATTTTAG GTTTCACAGGAGGAtcattattgaaaaagaaacaagtAGAATCGCGAAAACAAGAACCGTGTTTAGATAAATCGACAATAGATCTCAAAAGTGTTAAGAAATCTGCCTCTTGTCCTGACGATTTAAAACAAGACAAAAAACATTTGTGA
- the Syx17 gene encoding syntaxin-17 isoform X1, whose product MSALSESVTIKQPIRRLEIQINNFNVAIPHHVNLLKRHKNNIKKYQNQQDWEQVRREHVNVSRIVKQLKELLYQMDTLRAQVLDVDIGKFDKLTTNARSSIMSAIEEYLEMELNFSTSPPTTSPSPVSESEELPHPLHDSGIQLQAEQEDLQRQQTCMQVWNRLQGEIQQLHELFVEFNKVVHDQKEMVDNMEDNIEETQINVNEGAKYLQKASRYKVAAYPLAGAMLGTCIGGPIGLLAGLKIGGLAAVGCGILVCNYSSLGFTGGSLLKKKQVESRKQEPCLDKSTIDLKSVKKSASCPDDLKQDKKHL is encoded by the exons ATGTCAGCGTTATCGGAGAGTGTTACGATCAAGCAGCCTATTAGACGTCTGGAGATCCAgatcaataattttaacgttGCCATTCCGCATCATGTGAATTTGTTAAAGCGACACAAGAACAATATCAAAAAG TATCAGAATCAACAGGATTGGGAACAGGTACGAAGGGAGCATGTGAATGTCTCTCGGATCGTCAAGCAACTGAAGGAGTTGTTGTACCAGATGGACACTCTTAGAGCACAGGTCCTCGATGTTGACATCGGTAAATTTGACAAATTGACAACGAATGCACGATCGAGTATCATGAGCGCGATCGAGGAGTATTTAG AGATGGAATTGAATTTTTCGACATCACCACCTACGACATCACCTTCGCCTGTAAGTGAGTCAGAAGAGCTTCCGCATCCGCTTCATGACAGTGGTATCCAATTGCAAGCAGAGCAGGAAGATTTGCAACGCCAGCAGACATGTATGCAAGTCTGGAATCGACTGCAAGGGGAAATACAACAGTTGCACGAGCTCTTCgttgaatttaataaagttgtacat GATCAGAAAGAAATGGTGGATAATATGGAAGACAACATTGAGGAGACTCAAATAAACGTGAACGAAGGTGCAAAATACCTGCAGAAGGCTTCCAGATATAAAGTCGCTGCGTATCCCCTAGCAGGCGCTATGCTGGGCACATGTATTGGAGGACCAATAGGTTTGTTAGCTGGATTGAAAATTGGTGGTCTTGCTGCTGTGGGTTGTGGTATTTTAG TGTGCAATTATTCATCTTTAGGTTTCACAGGAGGAtcattattgaaaaagaaacaagtAGAATCGCGAAAACAAGAACCGTGTTTAGATAAATCGACAATAGATCTCAAAAGTGTTAAGAAATCTGCCTCTTGTCCTGACGATTTAAAACAAGACAAAAAACATTTGTGA